In Nitrosophilus labii, the following proteins share a genomic window:
- the speE gene encoding polyamine aminopropyltransferase, with amino-acid sequence MWFEEIHNNFFKQGIKVEKKLFETVSKYQKIEVYDSKEFGKILVIDGHGMLCEKDEFIYHEMMAHVAICTHKEPKKVLIVGGGDGGVAKEVLRHPGIEVDMVEIDEEVVKASKEFFPNIGDWDNDRLNLIIGDGIEFVREAKDKSYDIVLVDSTDPEGPAEGLFNKTFYAHINRILKDDGLVVAQGESWWIDMPLHKEIMGVIGEFFKIVMPYRFEMYMYPGCNWNFILGSKFYHPTADFILQRADLIDGLRYYNSDIHKASFILPNYVKKELGELYKW; translated from the coding sequence ATGTGGTTTGAAGAGATTCATAACAACTTTTTTAAACAGGGTATAAAAGTAGAGAAGAAACTTTTTGAAACAGTAAGCAAATATCAAAAGATAGAGGTTTACGACTCAAAAGAGTTCGGAAAGATTTTGGTCATAGATGGACACGGTATGCTTTGCGAAAAAGATGAGTTTATATATCATGAAATGATGGCTCATGTAGCAATCTGTACACATAAAGAGCCTAAAAAAGTTTTAATTGTTGGAGGAGGAGACGGAGGAGTTGCAAAAGAGGTCTTAAGACATCCAGGTATAGAAGTAGATATGGTTGAGATTGATGAAGAGGTAGTAAAGGCTTCAAAAGAGTTTTTCCCAAACATCGGAGACTGGGATAACGATAGACTAAATCTTATCATAGGTGACGGGATAGAGTTTGTAAGAGAAGCGAAAGATAAAAGCTACGATATCGTTTTAGTCGATTCTACCGATCCAGAAGGTCCAGCCGAAGGACTTTTTAATAAAACCTTCTACGCACACATAAATAGAATCTTAAAAGATGATGGACTCGTCGTGGCTCAAGGAGAGAGTTGGTGGATAGATATGCCTTTGCATAAAGAGATAATGGGAGTAATCGGTGAGTTTTTTAAGATAGTTATGCCATATAGATTTGAGATGTATATGTATCCGGGCTGTAACTGGAACTTTATTTTAGGAAGCAAATTTTATCATCCTACTGCAGATTTTATTTTGCAAAGAGCAGATCTTATCGATGGTCTTAGATATTACAACTCTGATATCCATAAAGCCTCTTTTATCTTGCCAAACTACGTAAAAAAAGAGTTGGGCGAACTTTATAAGTGGTAA
- the thrS gene encoding threonine--tRNA ligase yields MKQDNEIVDLQTAKAKNIDIESAKKIYPENTQEALEVIRHSTAHLMAQAIKELYPDAKFFVGPVVDEGFYYDFRVGEKISEEDLPKIEKKMAEIAKRKLDIERYELPKNEAIEKFKDDDLKQEVLKNIPSDTVSIYKQGDFEDLCRGPHVPNTKYLKHFKLTRVAGAYLGGDESKEMLTRIYGIAFADKKSLKDYITMIEEAKKRDHRKLGSELELFIFNEEVGAGLPIWLPKGARLRSKLESLLFKAHRKRGYQPVRGPELLRSDLWKKSGHYANYGENMYFTEIEGQEYGVKPMNCLGHIMVYKSKKRSYKELPLKLFEYGVVHRHEKSGVLHGLLRVREFTQDDAHIFCTPDQIKENVLEVLSFVDEIMKSFDFKYEMEISTKPEKSIGSDEIWEKATIALKEALDENGHKYGIDEGGGAFYGPKIDIKITDAIGRKWQCGTIQVDFNLPERFELTFINDKNEETRPVMIHRAILGSFERFIGIMTEHYAGEFPFFIAPTQVIFIPIADSHKNYAYELSEKLLNMEVDSEVFDKNESLNKRIRTAEKQKVPMIVVIGDKEVEEQSVSIRDRRERIQYNISEKEFLDKIKEKLSEVRF; encoded by the coding sequence ATGAAACAAGATAATGAGATAGTTGATTTACAAACTGCAAAGGCAAAAAATATAGATATTGAATCTGCAAAAAAAATCTATCCTGAAAACACACAAGAAGCTCTTGAAGTTATCAGACACTCCACAGCACATCTTATGGCTCAAGCCATTAAAGAGCTATATCCAGATGCAAAATTTTTTGTAGGTCCCGTAGTAGATGAAGGGTTTTATTACGATTTTAGAGTAGGGGAGAAGATAAGCGAAGAGGATCTCCCCAAAATTGAAAAAAAGATGGCCGAAATCGCAAAAAGAAAACTAGATATTGAAAGATACGAGCTTCCAAAAAATGAGGCGATAGAAAAATTCAAAGATGACGATTTAAAACAAGAAGTTTTGAAAAATATCCCTAGTGATACTGTATCTATATATAAGCAGGGAGATTTTGAGGATCTTTGTCGAGGACCTCATGTTCCAAATACCAAATATCTAAAACATTTCAAACTAACCCGCGTTGCCGGAGCCTATCTTGGAGGCGACGAATCAAAAGAGATGCTAACTAGAATCTACGGTATCGCTTTTGCAGATAAAAAGTCCCTTAAAGATTACATCACAATGATCGAAGAGGCCAAAAAGAGAGACCATAGAAAATTAGGAAGCGAACTTGAGCTTTTTATCTTTAACGAAGAGGTCGGAGCAGGTCTTCCTATCTGGCTTCCAAAAGGTGCAAGACTTAGAAGCAAACTAGAATCGCTTCTTTTTAAAGCGCATAGAAAAAGAGGATATCAACCTGTTAGAGGACCTGAGCTTTTAAGAAGTGATCTATGGAAAAAGAGTGGCCATTATGCAAATTATGGCGAAAATATGTATTTTACCGAGATAGAAGGACAAGAGTACGGAGTAAAACCTATGAACTGTCTTGGACATATTATGGTTTATAAATCTAAAAAGAGAAGCTATAAAGAGCTTCCATTGAAACTTTTTGAATATGGAGTAGTTCATAGACACGAAAAAAGTGGCGTACTTCACGGACTACTCAGAGTTAGAGAGTTTACTCAAGACGATGCGCATATTTTCTGTACACCTGATCAGATAAAAGAGAATGTATTAGAGGTTTTAAGTTTTGTTGATGAGATTATGAAGAGTTTTGACTTTAAATATGAAATGGAAATCTCAACAAAACCTGAAAAATCTATAGGAAGTGACGAGATCTGGGAAAAAGCCACTATTGCATTAAAAGAGGCTTTGGATGAAAACGGCCATAAATATGGTATAGATGAGGGCGGTGGAGCATTTTATGGTCCAAAAATAGATATAAAAATAACAGATGCTATAGGAAGAAAATGGCAGTGCGGAACGATACAAGTAGATTTTAATCTGCCTGAAAGATTTGAACTAACCTTTATCAATGACAAAAATGAAGAAACACGTCCTGTTATGATTCACAGAGCTATTCTTGGCTCTTTTGAAAGATTTATTGGGATTATGACAGAACACTACGCTGGAGAATTTCCTTTTTTTATAGCTCCAACTCAGGTTATTTTTATCCCAATTGCAGATTCTCACAAAAACTACGCATACGAATTAAGCGAAAAACTGCTTAATATGGAAGTGGACAGCGAAGTTTTCGATAAAAATGAAAGCTTAAACAAAAGAATTAGAACGGCCGAAAAACAGAAAGTTCCTATGATAGTAGTTATAGGTGATAAAGAAGTTGAAGAACAAAGTGTATCTATAAGGGACAGAAGAGAAAGAATACAGTATAATATATCTGAAAAAGAGTTTTTAGATAAAATTAAGGAGAAATTAAGTGAGGTACGCTTTTGA
- a CDS encoding phosphoribosylaminoimidazole synthetase, with amino-acid sequence MCGDKAQRILMAIMLGISMGLLANPETVKIGFALQTFIIVMIIIFAFTNFCPSLWFFNKVFGKCDWDKKKEDNES; translated from the coding sequence ATGTGTGGAGATAAAGCACAAAGAATATTAATGGCTATAATGCTGGGCATCTCTATGGGGTTGTTGGCAAACCCTGAGACTGTGAAAATCGGATTTGCGTTACAGACATTTATAATAGTTATGATTATAATATTTGCCTTTACAAACTTTTGTCCTAGCCTTTGGTTTTTTAATAAAGTTTTTGGAAAGTGCGATTGGGATAAGAAAAAAGAAGATAATGAGAGTTGA
- the rpmI gene encoding 50S ribosomal protein L35 translates to MPKMKTHRGAAKRFKKTKNKIKRGSAFRSHILTKKSPKTKRGLKAPHYVSNVDQPRITELIATY, encoded by the coding sequence ATGCCAAAGATGAAAACACATCGCGGCGCTGCCAAGAGATTTAAAAAAACGAAAAACAAAATCAAAAGAGGAAGCGCTTTTAGAAGTCATATATTGACTAAAAAGTCACCTAAGACTAAAAGAGGGCTAAAAGCACCACACTACGTAAGCAACGTTGATCAACCAAGAATTACAGAGTTAATAGCTACATACTAA
- the prfA gene encoding peptide chain release factor 1: MLKEKLQPFIKRYEEINTLLSSPDITNDIKKMTELSKEQSELEPIVEKAKEYFKVTESIEENKTLLEDEELGELAKEELKELEPLKEKLEEEIKILLIPKDPNDDKDIYLEIRAGTGGEEAALFAADIFKAYARYADSKGWKVEIVSSSESDTGGYKELIAKIKGQGVYSRLKYEAGTHRVQRVPATESQGRIHTSAVTVAIMPEVDDVDVEINPNDLKIDVYRSSGCGGQSVNTTDSAVRITHIPTGIVVAMQDEKSQHKNKEKALKILKARIYEQKMREQQEALSSERKAQVGSGDRSERIRTYNYPQNRITDHRIGLTLYKLEEIMQNGDLDQIIEPLIAHYQALKIEEAGL, encoded by the coding sequence ATGCTAAAAGAGAAACTCCAGCCCTTTATAAAAAGATACGAAGAGATTAACACTCTTTTAAGTTCTCCGGATATTACTAACGATATAAAAAAGATGACAGAGCTCTCAAAAGAGCAGTCTGAACTTGAGCCTATTGTAGAAAAAGCAAAAGAGTACTTTAAAGTTACTGAATCTATAGAAGAGAATAAAACACTTTTGGAAGATGAAGAGTTAGGCGAACTTGCTAAAGAGGAACTAAAAGAGTTAGAACCTCTAAAAGAGAAACTGGAAGAAGAGATTAAAATACTACTCATCCCTAAAGATCCAAATGACGATAAAGATATCTATCTTGAGATACGTGCAGGAACCGGAGGAGAAGAGGCGGCACTTTTTGCTGCGGATATTTTCAAAGCATATGCAAGATATGCCGACTCTAAGGGATGGAAAGTAGAGATTGTAAGTTCTAGTGAGAGTGATACCGGCGGATATAAAGAGTTAATAGCCAAAATCAAAGGGCAGGGGGTTTATAGCAGATTAAAATATGAAGCCGGAACTCATAGAGTTCAAAGAGTTCCTGCTACTGAATCTCAAGGGAGAATACATACTTCGGCCGTTACTGTAGCTATAATGCCGGAAGTTGACGATGTTGATGTTGAGATAAATCCGAACGATTTGAAGATAGATGTTTACCGCTCTAGCGGATGTGGTGGACAGTCGGTAAATACAACCGATAGTGCCGTTAGAATCACTCACATACCAACCGGGATAGTTGTGGCTATGCAGGATGAAAAGAGTCAGCACAAAAACAAAGAGAAGGCTCTAAAGATACTTAAAGCCAGAATCTATGAACAGAAGATGAGAGAGCAGCAAGAGGCTCTTAGTAGCGAAAGAAAAGCTCAAGTTGGAAGCGGGGATAGAAGCGAAAGGATTAGAACTTATAACTATCCGCAAAATCGTATAACGGATCACAGAATCGGGCTTACTCTTTATAAACTTGAAGAGATTATGCAAAACGGAGATTTAGATCAGATAATAGAGCCTTTGATCGCTCACTATCAAGCTTTAAAGATAGAAGAGGCCGGTTTATAA
- the coaE gene encoding dephospho-CoA kinase (Dephospho-CoA kinase (CoaE) performs the final step in coenzyme A biosynthesis.) → MKNKLNPFEHAIALTGGIASGKSTVCNILKLYGFSIIDADKIAHQVLEEQKEKIAEIFGKEYIKNGKVDRKALGKLIFNEPKAKKSLEELLHPLIKQKIETESLKLEKYKVPYIVDIPLFFETKNYPIKKVVVVYAPKEIQLKRVLEREELSEGEAKKRLNAQMDIEKKKELATYVIDNSKDLKHLQKEIEVFVEKVKNEFSQI, encoded by the coding sequence ATGAAAAACAAACTAAACCCTTTCGAGCATGCGATTGCCCTAACAGGCGGTATTGCCTCTGGCAAAAGTACCGTTTGTAATATTTTAAAACTTTACGGTTTTTCCATAATAGACGCCGATAAAATAGCGCATCAGGTTTTGGAAGAACAAAAGGAAAAAATTGCCGAAATTTTCGGTAAAGAGTATATAAAAAACGGCAAAGTCGATAGAAAGGCCCTAGGAAAACTTATATTTAACGAGCCAAAAGCAAAAAAGAGTTTAGAAGAGCTTCTACATCCTCTTATAAAACAGAAAATCGAAACAGAGTCTCTAAAGCTTGAAAAGTATAAAGTACCTTATATAGTCGATATTCCTCTATTTTTCGAAACAAAAAACTATCCAATCAAAAAAGTCGTAGTAGTTTACGCTCCAAAAGAGATTCAGCTAAAAAGAGTTTTAGAAAGAGAAGAACTTAGCGAAGGTGAAGCAAAAAAGAGATTAAACGCTCAGATGGATATAGAAAAGAAAAAAGAGCTGGCAACCTATGTTATAGACAACTCAAAAGATCTCAAACATCTACAAAAAGAGATAGAAGTATTCGTAGAAAAGGTAAAAAATGAATTTAGCCAAATATAG
- the lspA gene encoding signal peptidase II, whose protein sequence is MIRGYLIFFLATIGIFLIDKSLKDLFVDGLYIENRCLTFGYTLNKGVAFSLFSFLGPYLKWILTSLIVIAFAYINVKRYILKYPFPLGILFGAALGNLYDRFVYGGVVDYVYWHCGFDFAVFNFADVIIDISILWLLFISFKKK, encoded by the coding sequence ATGATACGAGGCTATTTAATCTTTTTTCTTGCTACAATCGGAATTTTTTTAATAGACAAGAGTTTAAAAGATCTTTTTGTAGATGGTTTATATATAGAAAACAGATGTTTAACTTTCGGCTATACTCTAAACAAGGGAGTAGCGTTTTCGCTTTTCTCCTTTTTAGGCCCCTATCTAAAATGGATTTTAACCTCTCTTATAGTTATAGCGTTTGCTTATATAAACGTCAAAAGATATATCTTAAAATACCCTTTTCCTCTTGGGATACTTTTTGGAGCGGCTTTAGGAAATCTTTACGATAGGTTTGTTTACGGCGGGGTGGTGGATTATGTTTACTGGCACTGTGGGTTTGATTTTGCTGTTTTTAATTTTGCAGATGTGATAATAGATATCTCGATTTTATGGTTATTATTTATTAGTTTTAAGAAAAAATAA
- the dapF gene encoding diaminopimelate epimerase, producing the protein MNLAKYSASGNDFILFHTFVEKDRSNLAVKLCDRFRGVGADGLIVLLPSNEFDFKWQFYNSDGSEASMCGNGSRAAALYAYDYGLAQEKMRFLTGAGVISATVEGRVVESKLTDPIIKEKDINKFGKIWWLIDTGVPHLISFSDDLEEFNIDKTRELRKIYNANVNLAQVKDGIIYIRTYERGVEDETLACGTGMAAAFYRAFLENMVSSETKVIPKSKEELTLSFKDNSLFLKGAVKKVFETFIEEVY; encoded by the coding sequence ATGAATTTAGCCAAATATAGCGCTAGTGGGAACGATTTTATTCTTTTTCATACCTTTGTAGAAAAAGATAGAAGCAACCTTGCCGTTAAACTTTGCGATAGATTTAGAGGAGTAGGCGCGGACGGGTTGATAGTTTTACTTCCATCTAACGAGTTTGACTTTAAATGGCAGTTTTACAACTCTGACGGTAGTGAAGCTAGTATGTGTGGAAATGGAAGCAGAGCCGCGGCCTTATATGCATACGATTACGGATTAGCCCAGGAAAAGATGCGTTTTTTAACGGGAGCAGGCGTTATTAGTGCTACCGTTGAAGGAAGAGTGGTAGAGAGCAAATTAACCGATCCTATCATCAAAGAAAAAGATATTAACAAATTTGGAAAAATATGGTGGCTCATAGATACGGGAGTGCCCCATCTTATCTCTTTTAGCGATGATTTAGAGGAGTTCAACATAGATAAAACAAGAGAACTAAGAAAAATTTACAACGCAAACGTAAATTTGGCACAAGTTAAAGATGGTATAATATATATAAGAACATACGAACGAGGCGTAGAAGATGAGACGCTAGCCTGCGGAACTGGTATGGCCGCAGCTTTTTACAGAGCCTTCCTGGAAAATATGGTTTCAAGCGAAACAAAAGTTATTCCAAAGAGCAAAGAAGAACTTACACTAAGCTTCAAAGATAATTCACTCTTTTTAAAAGGCGCTGTAAAAAAAGTCTTTGAGACTTTTATAGAGGAGGTTTATTGA
- the infC gene encoding translation initiation factor IF-3 has protein sequence MSKKNVEVLLNEDIRAEKVRCIGEDGTQYGIISRDEALDIAEEKGLDLVLIAPNANPPVCKIMDFGKFKYQQEKKKKEAKKKQAKIEVKEIKLSVKIAQNDIDYKVKHAREFLEKGKHVKFRVFLKGREMAHPEAGVEVLEKIIPMIEDIGTVEKKPHIEGRYVNMMVIPKKEDKKK, from the coding sequence TTGAGTAAGAAAAACGTTGAAGTGCTCTTAAATGAAGATATAAGAGCCGAGAAGGTTAGGTGTATAGGTGAGGACGGAACTCAGTATGGTATCATTTCGAGAGACGAGGCGTTGGATATAGCAGAAGAAAAAGGTCTTGATCTCGTTTTAATAGCACCTAATGCCAATCCGCCTGTATGTAAAATTATGGATTTTGGCAAATTTAAGTATCAGCAGGAAAAAAAGAAAAAAGAGGCCAAGAAAAAACAGGCTAAGATAGAAGTAAAAGAGATAAAGCTTTCAGTTAAGATAGCTCAAAACGATATCGACTACAAAGTAAAACATGCAAGAGAGTTCTTGGAAAAAGGAAAACATGTAAAATTTAGAGTTTTCCTAAAAGGTAGAGAGATGGCTCACCCCGAAGCTGGGGTAGAGGTGTTAGAAAAGATTATACCTATGATAGAAGATATAGGAACCGTAGAGAAAAAGCCCCATATTGAGGGAAGATACGTCAATATGATGGTAATTCCGAAGAAAGAGGATAAGAAAAAATAA
- a CDS encoding NAD(P)/FAD-dependent oxidoreductase: MKKIIVVGGGYGGLRAVEKLSSTNTYEILLIDKNRFHYLQTETYKFLSGRLNVCDITFDLKSFCESFKNVKFINDEAIDVDNKKSLLICKNGLYRYDYLIIAAGAKDSFPKSIKNLEKYSISIKDLHNAFKFKQRFLQNLFDEVTSSKKLDIVIGGAGLSGVELAADFKSISKECGREVGQKTLMNVTLIEASETILPGNDEYIIKETYDRLKKLGINILLNAPILEVTENQIILKDKRVDYDSFIFTGGIEASDFVKNLNFPKNSKNQLIVNNRLQIDKNIFAIGDCAQIKDKEGNILPPTAQIAEQSAEYVAKVINEETTKSFEGKIYGMFIALGKDYAVGHIANKIFLKGRLAYLVKMVITKIYSWGIKIKVNSGYMKRKDYKPASSIFKA, encoded by the coding sequence ATGAAAAAAATAATCGTCGTTGGAGGAGGTTACGGAGGGTTAAGAGCCGTAGAAAAACTCTCCTCTACCAACACTTACGAGATTCTTTTGATAGATAAAAATAGATTTCATTATCTTCAAACGGAAACTTATAAGTTTCTTTCTGGAAGATTAAACGTCTGCGATATTACTTTTGATCTTAAAAGTTTTTGCGAATCTTTCAAAAACGTTAAATTTATCAACGATGAAGCTATCGACGTAGATAATAAAAAGAGTCTTTTGATATGCAAAAACGGGTTATATAGATATGATTATCTTATAATCGCTGCAGGTGCGAAAGACTCTTTTCCAAAAAGCATAAAAAATCTAGAAAAATACTCCATATCCATAAAAGATCTCCACAATGCCTTCAAATTTAAGCAAAGATTTTTACAAAATCTATTTGACGAAGTTACCTCTTCGAAAAAGTTAGATATAGTCATCGGCGGAGCCGGACTTAGCGGAGTAGAACTTGCAGCCGACTTTAAAAGCATATCAAAAGAGTGCGGCAGGGAAGTAGGCCAAAAAACTTTAATGAACGTTACTTTGATTGAGGCTTCAGAGACTATTCTTCCGGGAAACGACGAGTATATTATCAAAGAGACGTACGATAGATTAAAAAAGCTAGGTATAAATATCCTACTTAACGCTCCCATATTGGAAGTTACGGAAAATCAGATAATACTCAAAGACAAAAGAGTAGATTACGACAGCTTCATCTTTACCGGTGGTATAGAAGCGAGCGATTTTGTGAAAAACCTAAATTTTCCCAAAAACTCTAAAAATCAGCTAATAGTAAATAATCGTCTTCAAATAGACAAAAACATTTTCGCCATAGGCGATTGCGCCCAGATAAAAGATAAAGAGGGCAATATCTTACCCCCTACCGCCCAAATCGCCGAACAAAGCGCAGAATATGTAGCCAAGGTTATCAACGAAGAGACTACAAAAAGTTTTGAGGGCAAAATTTACGGTATGTTTATCGCATTGGGAAAAGATTACGCCGTAGGACACATCGCAAATAAGATATTTTTAAAAGGAAGATTGGCATATCTGGTCAAAATGGTTATTACCAAAATATATTCATGGGGAATCAAGATAAAAGTTAACAGCGGTTATATGAAAAGAAAAGATTATAAACCGGCCTCTTCTATCTTTAAAGCTTGA
- the rpsT gene encoding 30S ribosomal protein S20: protein MAHHKSALKRIRQTAKRTQRNRFYRTRIKNITKAVREAVAAGDKEKALEALKIANREFHKYVSKGVLKKNTAARKVSRLHKLVNSMTEAA, encoded by the coding sequence ATGGCACATCATAAATCCGCTTTAAAAAGAATTCGCCAAACAGCTAAAAGAACTCAAAGAAATAGATTTTACAGAACAAGAATTAAAAATATTACAAAAGCTGTAAGAGAAGCCGTAGCTGCAGGTGACAAAGAGAAGGCGTTAGAAGCTTTGAAAATAGCTAATAGAGAATTTCATAAATATGTAAGTAAAGGCGTTTTAAAGAAAAATACCGCTGCAAGAAAAGTTTCAAGACTTCATAAACTCGTAAATTCTATGACAGAAGCTGCATAA
- a CDS encoding glucosaminidase domain-containing protein produces MKKLVLGITGLFITASIYANEFKSIPNWYYKIKNISVQKEKFFEILRPLVKKENQKIVKEREFVENFFNDYFKRPILDKKRLKKLVSLAKKYRIKNIYDKKEYMKKIDTIPESLVLAQAALESGWGKSRFAREANNLFGEWTFGKRGLIPQNREEGKKHKIRIFNSISDSIASYMLNLNRHAAYKEFRTARYQAKIKNVPFTGLKAAMTMQRYSEIGKKYNFLVSSIIKRNRLHLHDL; encoded by the coding sequence TTGAAAAAGTTAGTTTTGGGTATAACCGGACTATTTATAACCGCGTCCATTTATGCAAACGAGTTTAAGAGTATCCCGAATTGGTATTATAAGATCAAAAATATTTCGGTACAAAAAGAGAAATTTTTTGAGATTTTAAGACCGCTCGTAAAAAAAGAGAATCAAAAAATCGTAAAAGAGAGAGAGTTTGTTGAAAACTTTTTCAACGACTACTTCAAAAGGCCTATTTTAGATAAAAAGAGACTAAAAAAACTGGTTTCTTTAGCTAAAAAATATAGAATAAAAAATATCTACGATAAAAAAGAGTATATGAAAAAGATAGATACGATTCCTGAATCTTTGGTTTTAGCTCAAGCGGCATTGGAGAGTGGATGGGGAAAAAGCAGGTTTGCAAGAGAAGCCAACAACCTGTTTGGAGAGTGGACGTTTGGTAAAAGAGGCTTGATTCCTCAAAATAGAGAAGAGGGAAAAAAACACAAAATTAGAATATTTAACTCAATCTCAGACTCAATCGCCTCTTATATGTTAAATCTAAACAGACATGCAGCATACAAAGAATTCAGAACCGCAAGATATCAAGCGAAAATTAAAAACGTTCCTTTTACAGGTCTAAAAGCCGCTATGACTATGCAAAGATACTCCGAAATAGGCAAAAAATATAACTTTTTGGTATCATCTATAATAAAAAGAAACAGATTACATCTTCACGATCTATAA
- the glmM gene encoding phosphoglucosamine mutase codes for MKLFGTDGVRGEAGNFLTAELVMKLAMSAGVYFRKNSVTNKILVGKDTRRSGYMIENAIVSGLTAVGYNVIQIGPMPTPAVAFLTEDMRCDAGIMISASHNPYYDNGIKFFDHLGNKLQESDERAIEEIFANKEIIEENQKTKKEIGSSKRIDDVIGRYIVHIKNSFPKELTLNGMRIVVDTANGAAYKVAPTIFNELGAETIVINDEPNGFNINYKCGAIHPEDLANVVRKYRADIGFALDGDADRLVVVDERGEIIDGDKILGALAIYLKDQEQLKNSAIVATVMSNKALEDFLESHGIKLYRSSVGDKYVLDEIKKHNLNFGGENSGHIILTDYGKTGDGLVSALQILAFMLKSGKKASEVLNPFELYPQILKNINVKSKIPLENIAGFQEKIQNIEKKGIRTLIRYSGTENKLRVLLEGKEQKVLDKEMEKLLEFLKKELDR; via the coding sequence ATGAAACTTTTTGGAACGGACGGAGTAAGAGGAGAAGCAGGTAATTTTTTAACAGCTGAACTTGTTATGAAGCTTGCAATGAGTGCCGGGGTATATTTTAGAAAAAACTCGGTAACAAATAAAATTTTAGTAGGAAAAGATACAAGAAGAAGCGGTTATATGATAGAAAACGCTATTGTTAGTGGTTTAACCGCCGTTGGGTATAACGTTATACAAATAGGCCCGATGCCCACACCCGCCGTTGCCTTTCTGACAGAAGATATGAGATGTGATGCGGGTATTATGATAAGTGCTAGCCACAATCCATACTATGATAACGGTATAAAATTTTTTGACCATCTTGGAAATAAACTTCAAGAGAGTGACGAAAGAGCAATAGAGGAGATATTTGCGAATAAAGAGATTATAGAAGAAAACCAAAAAACCAAAAAAGAGATCGGCTCTTCGAAAAGAATAGACGACGTCATAGGAAGATATATTGTACATATAAAAAACTCCTTTCCTAAAGAGCTTACTTTAAATGGGATGAGAATAGTCGTAGATACGGCAAACGGCGCCGCATATAAAGTAGCTCCGACTATATTTAACGAACTTGGAGCAGAGACTATTGTTATAAACGATGAGCCCAATGGTTTTAATATAAACTATAAATGCGGAGCAATCCATCCTGAAGATTTGGCAAACGTTGTAAGAAAGTATAGAGCGGACATAGGCTTTGCGCTTGATGGAGACGCGGATAGACTTGTCGTTGTTGACGAAAGAGGAGAGATCATAGACGGAGACAAAATCCTTGGTGCATTAGCTATATATTTAAAAGATCAGGAGCAACTTAAAAATAGCGCTATTGTAGCAACAGTTATGAGCAATAAAGCTTTAGAGGATTTTTTAGAATCTCACGGTATAAAACTTTACCGCTCATCAGTTGGAGACAAGTATGTTTTGGATGAGATAAAAAAACATAACTTAAATTTTGGAGGAGAAAATAGTGGACACATTATTCTTACAGATTACGGAAAAACCGGAGACGGTTTAGTTAGCGCACTTCAAATATTAGCTTTCATGCTAAAAAGCGGTAAAAAAGCAAGTGAAGTTTTAAATCCATTTGAGCTATATCCGCAAATTTTGAAAAATATAAACGTAAAAAGTAAAATTCCGCTTGAAAATATAGCAGGCTTTCAAGAAAAAATTCAAAATATAGAGAAAAAAGGTATCAGAACACTTATACGATATTCTGGAACAGAAAATAAACTAAGAGTTTTGCTGGAAGGAAAAGAACAAAAAGTTTTAGATAAGGAGATGGAAAAACTACTAGAGTTTTTAAAAAAAGAGCTTGATAGATGA